A section of the Heterodontus francisci isolate sHetFra1 chromosome 7, sHetFra1.hap1, whole genome shotgun sequence genome encodes:
- the LOC137372244 gene encoding transmembrane protein 237-like isoform X1 encodes MESGEVARPPRALPPLPSTKTKDVPMNKTRKKKSKASNGVDTLASSKGRSHSESIEPLTPDLQDTAPRKKKKRKKLLAGADLETSFTQHNASDVCNLYSGTDDEVSRKTKKRAKWVSITITIPLRTRPADHSNELEVEEEDIIGDGQAPRLQGPIFAISPGSSQPVDKVFLERSRRFQATDRAEVQKVPEQVDLYMEVKSTLTTRDVSLQAHRGFRIIGLFSQGFLAGYMVWNIIVVYMLSGNDFSTLPNLLQQYSMLVYPGQCLLYMLLAISTVSAFDRVNIADAPMALRRIVTLDPAALASFLYFTALILSLSQQMPSDRLNKYRFPVLPHSNISLWPSGSEFQILHPWIVVNLVVTILVGLAWIFLSYHPMLDYTEELEFGSHVNDMVERDEKTKVQA; translated from the exons ATGGAAAGCGGGGAGGTGGCG CGCCCACCACGTGCCCTTCCACCACTGCCAAG CACCAAAACCAAAG ATGTACCTATGAACAAAACTAGAAAGAAAAAATCCAAAGCAAGCAATGGAGTAG ATACATTGGCGAGTTCAAAAGGACGGTCCCATTCTGAGAGCATAGAGCCCCTTACCCCAGATCTTCAGGATACTGCTCCTCGGAAGAAAAAGAAGAGGAAAAAGCTACTGGCAGGAGCTG ATTTGGAAACCTCCTTCACCCAACATAATGCCTCTGATGTGTGCAATTTGTACAGTGGAACAGATGATGAAGTTTCCCGGAAAACCAAGAAGAGAGCCAAGTGGGTGTCAATAACCATAACAATCCCATT GAGAACTCGGCCAGCTGATCACAGCAATGAGCTCGAAGTGGAAGAAGAGGACATTATCGGTGATGGGCAGGCTCCACGGCTGCAAGGTCCTATTTTTGCCATATCGCCTGGTTCCAGCCAGCCTGTGGACAAAGTGTTTCTTGAACGAAGCC GTCGGTTTCAGGCCACAGACAGGGCAGAGGTGCAGAAAGTTCCCGAGCAAGTCGATCTGTACATGGAGGTTAAGTCCACCCTGACTACCAGAGACGTCTCTTTACAGGCACACCGTGGATTCAG gatAATCGGGCTTTTCTCACAAGGGTTTCTGGCCGGATACATGGTGTGGAATATCATTGTAGTTTACATGCTGTCGGGTAATGATTTCTCTACGCTCCCGAATCTACTGCAGCAATACAGCATGCTCGTCTATCCGGGCCAGTGCCTCCTGTACATGCTGCTCGCCATCAGCACCGTCTCTGCATTTGATAG GGTTAACATAGCTGATGCACCAATGGCACTGCGTAGAATTGTGACACTGGATCCTGCTGCACTGGCCTCTTTCT TGTACTTCACAGCTCTGATACTCTCACTGAGCCAACAGATGCCTAGTGACCGGCTTAACAAGTACCGGTTCCCAGTTCTACCACACTCTAATATCAGCCTTTG GCCTTCTGGATCAGAGTTTCAGATTCTGCACCCTTGGATTGTAGTGAATCTGGTTGTGACCATCTTGGTTGGACTGGCCTGGATCTTCCTGTCATATCACCCTATGCTTGATTACACTGAAG AATTGGAGTTTGGATCACACGTGAATGACATGGTTGAACGTGATGAGAAAACCAAAGTGCAAGCTTAA
- the LOC137372244 gene encoding transmembrane protein 237-like isoform X3 has product MESGEVARPPRALPPLPSTKTKDVPMNKTRKKKSKASNGVDTLASSKGRSHSESIEPLTPDLQDTAPRKKKKRKKLLAGADLETSFTQHNASDVCNLYSGTDDEVSRKTKKRAKWVSITITIPLRTRPADHSNELEVEEEDIIGDGQAPRLQGPIFAISPGSSQPVDKVFLERSRRFQATDRAEVQKVPEQVDLYMEVKSTLTTRDVSLQAHRGFRVNIADAPMALRRIVTLDPAALASFLYFTALILSLSQQMPSDRLNKYRFPVLPHSNISLWPSGSEFQILHPWIVVNLVVTILVGLAWIFLSYHPMLDYTEELEFGSHVNDMVERDEKTKVQA; this is encoded by the exons ATGGAAAGCGGGGAGGTGGCG CGCCCACCACGTGCCCTTCCACCACTGCCAAG CACCAAAACCAAAG ATGTACCTATGAACAAAACTAGAAAGAAAAAATCCAAAGCAAGCAATGGAGTAG ATACATTGGCGAGTTCAAAAGGACGGTCCCATTCTGAGAGCATAGAGCCCCTTACCCCAGATCTTCAGGATACTGCTCCTCGGAAGAAAAAGAAGAGGAAAAAGCTACTGGCAGGAGCTG ATTTGGAAACCTCCTTCACCCAACATAATGCCTCTGATGTGTGCAATTTGTACAGTGGAACAGATGATGAAGTTTCCCGGAAAACCAAGAAGAGAGCCAAGTGGGTGTCAATAACCATAACAATCCCATT GAGAACTCGGCCAGCTGATCACAGCAATGAGCTCGAAGTGGAAGAAGAGGACATTATCGGTGATGGGCAGGCTCCACGGCTGCAAGGTCCTATTTTTGCCATATCGCCTGGTTCCAGCCAGCCTGTGGACAAAGTGTTTCTTGAACGAAGCC GTCGGTTTCAGGCCACAGACAGGGCAGAGGTGCAGAAAGTTCCCGAGCAAGTCGATCTGTACATGGAGGTTAAGTCCACCCTGACTACCAGAGACGTCTCTTTACAGGCACACCGTGGATTCAG GGTTAACATAGCTGATGCACCAATGGCACTGCGTAGAATTGTGACACTGGATCCTGCTGCACTGGCCTCTTTCT TGTACTTCACAGCTCTGATACTCTCACTGAGCCAACAGATGCCTAGTGACCGGCTTAACAAGTACCGGTTCCCAGTTCTACCACACTCTAATATCAGCCTTTG GCCTTCTGGATCAGAGTTTCAGATTCTGCACCCTTGGATTGTAGTGAATCTGGTTGTGACCATCTTGGTTGGACTGGCCTGGATCTTCCTGTCATATCACCCTATGCTTGATTACACTGAAG AATTGGAGTTTGGATCACACGTGAATGACATGGTTGAACGTGATGAGAAAACCAAAGTGCAAGCTTAA
- the LOC137372244 gene encoding transmembrane protein 237-like isoform X2, producing MESGEVARPPRALPPLPSTKTKDVPMNKTRKKKSKASNGVDTLASSKGRSHSESIEPLTPDLQDTAPRKKKKRKKLLAGADLETSFTQHNASDVCNLYSGTDDEVSRKTKKRAKRTRPADHSNELEVEEEDIIGDGQAPRLQGPIFAISPGSSQPVDKVFLERSRRFQATDRAEVQKVPEQVDLYMEVKSTLTTRDVSLQAHRGFRIIGLFSQGFLAGYMVWNIIVVYMLSGNDFSTLPNLLQQYSMLVYPGQCLLYMLLAISTVSAFDRVNIADAPMALRRIVTLDPAALASFLYFTALILSLSQQMPSDRLNKYRFPVLPHSNISLWPSGSEFQILHPWIVVNLVVTILVGLAWIFLSYHPMLDYTEELEFGSHVNDMVERDEKTKVQA from the exons ATGGAAAGCGGGGAGGTGGCG CGCCCACCACGTGCCCTTCCACCACTGCCAAG CACCAAAACCAAAG ATGTACCTATGAACAAAACTAGAAAGAAAAAATCCAAAGCAAGCAATGGAGTAG ATACATTGGCGAGTTCAAAAGGACGGTCCCATTCTGAGAGCATAGAGCCCCTTACCCCAGATCTTCAGGATACTGCTCCTCGGAAGAAAAAGAAGAGGAAAAAGCTACTGGCAGGAGCTG ATTTGGAAACCTCCTTCACCCAACATAATGCCTCTGATGTGTGCAATTTGTACAGTGGAACAGATGATGAAGTTTCCCGGAAAACCAAGAAGAGAGCCAA GAGAACTCGGCCAGCTGATCACAGCAATGAGCTCGAAGTGGAAGAAGAGGACATTATCGGTGATGGGCAGGCTCCACGGCTGCAAGGTCCTATTTTTGCCATATCGCCTGGTTCCAGCCAGCCTGTGGACAAAGTGTTTCTTGAACGAAGCC GTCGGTTTCAGGCCACAGACAGGGCAGAGGTGCAGAAAGTTCCCGAGCAAGTCGATCTGTACATGGAGGTTAAGTCCACCCTGACTACCAGAGACGTCTCTTTACAGGCACACCGTGGATTCAG gatAATCGGGCTTTTCTCACAAGGGTTTCTGGCCGGATACATGGTGTGGAATATCATTGTAGTTTACATGCTGTCGGGTAATGATTTCTCTACGCTCCCGAATCTACTGCAGCAATACAGCATGCTCGTCTATCCGGGCCAGTGCCTCCTGTACATGCTGCTCGCCATCAGCACCGTCTCTGCATTTGATAG GGTTAACATAGCTGATGCACCAATGGCACTGCGTAGAATTGTGACACTGGATCCTGCTGCACTGGCCTCTTTCT TGTACTTCACAGCTCTGATACTCTCACTGAGCCAACAGATGCCTAGTGACCGGCTTAACAAGTACCGGTTCCCAGTTCTACCACACTCTAATATCAGCCTTTG GCCTTCTGGATCAGAGTTTCAGATTCTGCACCCTTGGATTGTAGTGAATCTGGTTGTGACCATCTTGGTTGGACTGGCCTGGATCTTCCTGTCATATCACCCTATGCTTGATTACACTGAAG AATTGGAGTTTGGATCACACGTGAATGACATGGTTGAACGTGATGAGAAAACCAAAGTGCAAGCTTAA